Proteins from a genomic interval of Gossypium hirsutum isolate 1008001.06 chromosome A09, Gossypium_hirsutum_v2.1, whole genome shotgun sequence:
- the LOC107889099 gene encoding isoleucine--tRNA ligase, chloroplastic/mitochondrial isoform X2: protein MSFFKSVAANSSVFTPREAKMAMRQPSTYGVLSQRAGSSIRKTTSVNLLYFRGSSSVRVFSFLNIARYSSCSGEEFYSSSKRRSRGPVMAAKKASQGQKEEEGRYKHTVDLPKTTFGMRANALVREPEIQKLWDDHQVFKRVVDKNDGGNFVLHDGPPYANGDLHMGHALNKILKDIINRYKLLQNYKVHFVPGWDCHGLPIELKVLQSLDQDARKDLTPLKLRAKAAKFAKATVKAQMSSFQRFGVWADWNNPYLTLDPKYEAAQIEVFGEMALKGHIYRGRKPVHWSPSSRTALAEAELEYPEGHVSRSIYALFRMVSTPSSKESLLEEFFPDICLAIWTTTPWTVPANAAVAVNAKLQYAVVEAKSLSEDVHLSAGNKKKRLGNIVTEPKMPFFIVASDLVPTLEAKWGIKLIVKKTLSGSDLENCRYIHPINNMECPVVIGGDYITTESGTGLVHTAPGHGQEDYVTGLKYGLPIYSPVDDDGKFTEEAGQFNGLDVLGDGNAAVVKYLDETLSIIMEESYEHKYPYDWRTKKPTIFRATEQWFASVEGFRQAAMDAIGHVKWIPAQAQNRISSMTSSRSDWCISRQRTWGLPIPVFYHVTSREPLMNKETIDHIKSIIAQKGSDAWWYMTVEDLLPEEYCDTASEYEKGTDTMDVWFDSGSSWAAVLGERDCLNFPADLYLEGTDQHRGWFQSSLLTSIATKGKAPYSSVITHGFVLDEKGLKMSKSLGNVVDPHTIIEGGKNQKEAPGYGADIMRLWVSSVDYTGDVMIGPQILRQISDVYRKLRGTLRYLLGNLHDWKVENAVSYQELPMIDRHALFQLENVVKNIREGYENYQFFKIFQIIQRFVNVDLSNFYFDIAKDRLYVGGTTSFTRRSCQTVLAEHLLSLSRVIAPILPHLAEDVWQNLPFQYTIKDGSIAGFVFESKWPSVNEKWLTFPAEEVDFWGKVLELRTEVNKVLEIARTGKLIGSSLEAKVYLHVSDASLASRLLEMCSANNDADALHRIFLTSQVEVVPSLDHELVQNISHTGEYVVEDDRVWIGVSRADGSKCERCWNYSPQVGSFTEHPTLCGRCFNVVGIQPTPAMAAAIS, encoded by the exons ATGTCTTTCTTCAAATCAGTTGCGGCAAATTCGTCTGTTTTCACTCCCAGGGAAGCCAAAATGGCGATGCGGCAACCTTCTACTTATGGG GTATTGTCGCAAAGAGCTGGTTCATCTATTAGGAAAACCACTTCTGTTAACTTACTTTATTTCAGAGGAAGCTCTTCAGTTAGAGTCTTCTCTTTCTTAAATATTGCACGCTATTCAAGTTGTTCCGGAGAGGAGTTTTATTCTTCTTCAAAGAGAAGATCTAGAGGACCTGTTATGGCTGCAAAGAAAGCATCTCAAG GtcaaaaggaagaagaaggaaggTACAAGCATACTGTTGATTTACCGAAGACAACATTCGGCATGAGGGCTAATGCTTTGGTGAGGGAACCTGAAATTCAAAAACTGTGGGATGACCATCAAGTGTTCAAGAGAGTTGTTGATAAAAATGATGGG GGAAATTTTGTCCTTCATGACGGCCCTCCATATGCCAATGGTGATCTACACATGGGTCATGCATTAAATAAGATATTAAAGGATATAATTAACCGTTATAAG CTTCTTCAAAATTATAAAGTTCATTTTGTGCCTGGTTGGGATTGTCATGGCCTGCCAATTGAGTTGAAAG TTCTTCAATCATTGGATCAAGATGCCAGAAAGGATCTAACACCACTGAAATTGAGAGCGAAGGCTGCCAAATTTGCCAAAGCAACTGTCAAAGCTCAAATGTCATCATTTCAG CGCTTTGGAGTTTGGGCAGACTGGAATAATCCTTATCTAACATTAGATCCAAAATATGAAGCTGCCCAG ATTGAAGTGTTTGGCGAGATGGCACTTAAAGGTCATATATATAGGGGAAGGAAACCAGTTCATTGGAGTCCATCGTCACGTACAGCACTTGCAGAGGCTGAATTGGAG TATCCGGAGGGTCATGTTTCAAGAAGCATTTATGCTCTTTTTAGAATGGTCAGTACACCTTCAAGTAAAGAGAGCTTATTGGAAGAATTCTTTCCAGATATATGCCTAGCAATATGGACTACAACTCCGTGGACTGTTCCAGCCAATGCTG CTGTTGCGGTGAATGCCAAGCTTCAATATGCTGTTGTTGAAGCAAAATCATTGTCAGAAGATGTCCACCTATCTGctggaaataaaaagaaaagacttGGAAATATTGTGACAGAACCAAAGATGCCTTTCTTTATAGTGGCATCTGATCTTGTCCCAACATTAGAAGCAAAATGGGGAATTAAGCTCATTGTCAAGAAAACACTATCGGGTTCTGATCTTGAAAACTGCAG GTATATTCATCCAATTAACAACATGGAATGTCCTGTTGTCATCGGAGGAGATTACATTACTACAGAATCAGGAACTGGATTGGTTCATACAGCCCCTGGTCATGGTCAGGAGGATTATGTGACTGGTCTGAAATATGGACTGCCTATATATTCTCCAGTAGATGATGATGGAAAGTTCACCGAGGAAGCTGGGCAGTTTAATGGGCTTGATGTTCTTGGAGATGGTAATGCTGCAGTTGTCAAATACTTGGATGAAACATTGTCCATTATAATGGAAGAATCATATG AACATAAGTATCCATACGATTGGCGTACAAAGAAGCCTACTATATTTAGGGCAACTGAACAATGGTTTGCATCAGTGGAAGGCTTTCGTCAGGCTGCTATGGATGCTATTGGTCATGTAAAATGGATTCCTGCTCAG GCACAAAATAGAATATCTTCCATGACTTCCAGCCGCTCTGATTGGTGCATATCAAGGCAAAGAACATGGGGCCTTCCTATACCTGTCTTTTATCATGTCACTTCAAGGGAACCTCTTATGAACAAAGAAACTATTGATCATATCAAAT CCATTATAGCCCAAAAAGGCAGTGATGCATGGTGGTACATGACAGTGGAGGACCTGCTACCTGAGGAATATTGTGATACAGCATCAGAGTATGAAAAGGGTACAGACACCATGGATGTCTGGTTTGACTCAG GCTCCTCTTGGGCTGCTGTCTTGGGAGAAAGAGACTGCCTTAATTTTCCTGCGGATTTGTATCTTGAGGGTACAGATCAGCACCGTGGGTGGTTCCAGAGTTCCTTGTTAACAAGTATTGCCACAAAAG gaaaggctCCGTATTCCAGTGTTATAACGCATGGATTTGTATTGGATGAGAAGGGTTTAAAGATGAGCAAATCTTTGGGGAATGTTGTAGATCCTCATACCATTATTGAGGGAGGGAAGAACCAGAAG GAAGCACCTGGCTATGGAGCTGATATCATGAGACTCTGGGTTTCTAGTGTAGATTATACTGGTGATGTGATGATTGGGCCACAGATCCTCCGTCAAATATCTGATGTATATAGGAAGCTGAGAGGAACATTGAGATATCTCCTTGGGAATCTGCATGACTGGAAG GTTGAAAATGCTGTCTCTTACCAGGAACTGCCCATGATTGATCGGCATGCACTGTTTCAGCTTGAAAATGTTGTAAAGAATATAAGGGAGGGTTATGAAAATTATCAGTTTTTCAAAATATTCcag ATCATACAACGGTTTGTGAATGTTGATTTGTCAAATTTCTACTTTGATATTGCCAAAGATCGACTTTATGTTGG CGGCACGACAAGTTTTACAAGGAGAAGTTGTCAAACTGTTCTTGCTGAGCATCTCCTTTCCCTATCCAGGGTAATTGCTCCTATTTTGCCACATTTAGCAGAGGATGTATGGCAGAATCTTCCTTTTCAGTATACCATCAAAGATGGTTCTATTGCTGGTTTTGTTTTCGAGTCAAAATGGCCATCTGTGAATGAAAAATGGCTCACATTTCCAGCTGAAGAAGTCGATTTCTGGGGAAAGGTCCTTGAG CTGAGAACCGAGGTAAACAAGGTGCTGGAGATTGCTCGTACCGGGAAGTTAATAGGTTCCAGTCTTGAAGCAAAGGTTTATCTACATGTATCTGATGCCAGCCTGGCGTCTAGATTACTCGAAATGTGTTCAGCTAACAATGATGCAGACGCCTTACACCGCATATTCTTAACGTCTcag GTAGAGGTAGTTCCATCTTTAGACCATGAACTTGTTCAAAATATTTCACATACTGGAGAGTACGTTGTCGAAGATGACAGGGTTTGGATCGGAGTATCAAGGGCCGACGGCTCAAAGTGTGAGCGATGCTGGAATTACTCACCTCAAGTTGGATCTTTTACGGAGCACCCTACCCTTTGTGGCCGTTGTTTTAATGTTGTTGGTATTCAACCAACTCCTGCAATGGCAGCAGCCATCAGCTGA
- the LOC107889099 gene encoding isoleucine--tRNA ligase, chloroplastic/mitochondrial isoform X4, with product MSFFKSVAANSSVFTPREAKMAMRQPSTYGVLSQRAGSSIRKTTSVNLLYFRGSSSVRVFSFLNIARYSSCSGEEFYSSSKRRSRGPVMAAKKASQGQKEEEGRYKHTVDLPKTTFGMRANALVREPEIQKLWDDHQVFKRVVDKNDGGNFVLHDGPPYANGDLHMGHALNKILKDIINRYKLLQNYKVHFVPGWDCHGLPIELKVLQSLDQDARKDLTPLKLRAKAAKFAKATVKAQMSSFQRFGVWADWNNPYLTLDPKYEAAQIEVFGEMALKGHIYRGRKPVHWSPSSRTALAEAELEYPEGHVSRSIYALFRMVSTPSSKESLLEEFFPDICLAIWTTTPWTVPANAAVAVNAKLQYAVVEAKSLSEDVHLSAGNKKKRLGNIVTEPKMPFFIVASDLVPTLEAKWGIKLIVKKTLSGSDLENCRYIHPINNMECPVVIGGDYITTESGTGLVHTAPGHGQEDYVTGLKYGLPIYSPVDDDGKFTEEAGQFNGLDVLGDGNAAVVKYLDETLSIIMEESYEHKYPYDWRTKKPTIFRATEQWFASVEGFRQAAMDAIGHVKWIPAQAQNRISSMTSSRSDWCISRQRTWGLPIPVFYHVTSREPLMNKETIDHIKSIIAQKGSDAWWYMTVEDLLPEEYCDTASEYEKGTDTMDVWFDSGSSWAAVLGERDCLNFPADLYLEGTDQHRGWFQSSLLTSIATKGKAPYSSVITHGFVLDEKGLKMSKSLGNVVDPHTIIEGGKNQKEAPGYGADIMRLWVSSVDYTGDVMIGPQILRQISDVYRKLRGTLRYLLGNLHDWKVENAVSYQELPMIDRHALFQLENVVKNIREGYENYQFFKIFQIIQRFVNVDLSNFYFDIAKDRLYVGVIAPILPHLAEDVWQNLPFQYTIKDGSIAGFVFESKWPSVNEKWLTFPAEEVDFWGKVLELRTEVNKVLEIARTGKLIGSSLEAKVYLHVSDASLASRLLEMCSANNDADALHRIFLTSQVEVVPSLDHELVQNISHTGEYVVEDDRVWIGVSRADGSKCERCWNYSPQVGSFTEHPTLCGRCFNVVGIQPTPAMAAAIS from the exons ATGTCTTTCTTCAAATCAGTTGCGGCAAATTCGTCTGTTTTCACTCCCAGGGAAGCCAAAATGGCGATGCGGCAACCTTCTACTTATGGG GTATTGTCGCAAAGAGCTGGTTCATCTATTAGGAAAACCACTTCTGTTAACTTACTTTATTTCAGAGGAAGCTCTTCAGTTAGAGTCTTCTCTTTCTTAAATATTGCACGCTATTCAAGTTGTTCCGGAGAGGAGTTTTATTCTTCTTCAAAGAGAAGATCTAGAGGACCTGTTATGGCTGCAAAGAAAGCATCTCAAG GtcaaaaggaagaagaaggaaggTACAAGCATACTGTTGATTTACCGAAGACAACATTCGGCATGAGGGCTAATGCTTTGGTGAGGGAACCTGAAATTCAAAAACTGTGGGATGACCATCAAGTGTTCAAGAGAGTTGTTGATAAAAATGATGGG GGAAATTTTGTCCTTCATGACGGCCCTCCATATGCCAATGGTGATCTACACATGGGTCATGCATTAAATAAGATATTAAAGGATATAATTAACCGTTATAAG CTTCTTCAAAATTATAAAGTTCATTTTGTGCCTGGTTGGGATTGTCATGGCCTGCCAATTGAGTTGAAAG TTCTTCAATCATTGGATCAAGATGCCAGAAAGGATCTAACACCACTGAAATTGAGAGCGAAGGCTGCCAAATTTGCCAAAGCAACTGTCAAAGCTCAAATGTCATCATTTCAG CGCTTTGGAGTTTGGGCAGACTGGAATAATCCTTATCTAACATTAGATCCAAAATATGAAGCTGCCCAG ATTGAAGTGTTTGGCGAGATGGCACTTAAAGGTCATATATATAGGGGAAGGAAACCAGTTCATTGGAGTCCATCGTCACGTACAGCACTTGCAGAGGCTGAATTGGAG TATCCGGAGGGTCATGTTTCAAGAAGCATTTATGCTCTTTTTAGAATGGTCAGTACACCTTCAAGTAAAGAGAGCTTATTGGAAGAATTCTTTCCAGATATATGCCTAGCAATATGGACTACAACTCCGTGGACTGTTCCAGCCAATGCTG CTGTTGCGGTGAATGCCAAGCTTCAATATGCTGTTGTTGAAGCAAAATCATTGTCAGAAGATGTCCACCTATCTGctggaaataaaaagaaaagacttGGAAATATTGTGACAGAACCAAAGATGCCTTTCTTTATAGTGGCATCTGATCTTGTCCCAACATTAGAAGCAAAATGGGGAATTAAGCTCATTGTCAAGAAAACACTATCGGGTTCTGATCTTGAAAACTGCAG GTATATTCATCCAATTAACAACATGGAATGTCCTGTTGTCATCGGAGGAGATTACATTACTACAGAATCAGGAACTGGATTGGTTCATACAGCCCCTGGTCATGGTCAGGAGGATTATGTGACTGGTCTGAAATATGGACTGCCTATATATTCTCCAGTAGATGATGATGGAAAGTTCACCGAGGAAGCTGGGCAGTTTAATGGGCTTGATGTTCTTGGAGATGGTAATGCTGCAGTTGTCAAATACTTGGATGAAACATTGTCCATTATAATGGAAGAATCATATG AACATAAGTATCCATACGATTGGCGTACAAAGAAGCCTACTATATTTAGGGCAACTGAACAATGGTTTGCATCAGTGGAAGGCTTTCGTCAGGCTGCTATGGATGCTATTGGTCATGTAAAATGGATTCCTGCTCAG GCACAAAATAGAATATCTTCCATGACTTCCAGCCGCTCTGATTGGTGCATATCAAGGCAAAGAACATGGGGCCTTCCTATACCTGTCTTTTATCATGTCACTTCAAGGGAACCTCTTATGAACAAAGAAACTATTGATCATATCAAAT CCATTATAGCCCAAAAAGGCAGTGATGCATGGTGGTACATGACAGTGGAGGACCTGCTACCTGAGGAATATTGTGATACAGCATCAGAGTATGAAAAGGGTACAGACACCATGGATGTCTGGTTTGACTCAG GCTCCTCTTGGGCTGCTGTCTTGGGAGAAAGAGACTGCCTTAATTTTCCTGCGGATTTGTATCTTGAGGGTACAGATCAGCACCGTGGGTGGTTCCAGAGTTCCTTGTTAACAAGTATTGCCACAAAAG gaaaggctCCGTATTCCAGTGTTATAACGCATGGATTTGTATTGGATGAGAAGGGTTTAAAGATGAGCAAATCTTTGGGGAATGTTGTAGATCCTCATACCATTATTGAGGGAGGGAAGAACCAGAAG GAAGCACCTGGCTATGGAGCTGATATCATGAGACTCTGGGTTTCTAGTGTAGATTATACTGGTGATGTGATGATTGGGCCACAGATCCTCCGTCAAATATCTGATGTATATAGGAAGCTGAGAGGAACATTGAGATATCTCCTTGGGAATCTGCATGACTGGAAG GTTGAAAATGCTGTCTCTTACCAGGAACTGCCCATGATTGATCGGCATGCACTGTTTCAGCTTGAAAATGTTGTAAAGAATATAAGGGAGGGTTATGAAAATTATCAGTTTTTCAAAATATTCcag ATCATACAACGGTTTGTGAATGTTGATTTGTCAAATTTCTACTTTGATATTGCCAAAGATCGACTTTATGTTGG GGTAATTGCTCCTATTTTGCCACATTTAGCAGAGGATGTATGGCAGAATCTTCCTTTTCAGTATACCATCAAAGATGGTTCTATTGCTGGTTTTGTTTTCGAGTCAAAATGGCCATCTGTGAATGAAAAATGGCTCACATTTCCAGCTGAAGAAGTCGATTTCTGGGGAAAGGTCCTTGAG CTGAGAACCGAGGTAAACAAGGTGCTGGAGATTGCTCGTACCGGGAAGTTAATAGGTTCCAGTCTTGAAGCAAAGGTTTATCTACATGTATCTGATGCCAGCCTGGCGTCTAGATTACTCGAAATGTGTTCAGCTAACAATGATGCAGACGCCTTACACCGCATATTCTTAACGTCTcag GTAGAGGTAGTTCCATCTTTAGACCATGAACTTGTTCAAAATATTTCACATACTGGAGAGTACGTTGTCGAAGATGACAGGGTTTGGATCGGAGTATCAAGGGCCGACGGCTCAAAGTGTGAGCGATGCTGGAATTACTCACCTCAAGTTGGATCTTTTACGGAGCACCCTACCCTTTGTGGCCGTTGTTTTAATGTTGTTGGTATTCAACCAACTCCTGCAATGGCAGCAGCCATCAGCTGA
- the LOC107889099 gene encoding isoleucine--tRNA ligase, chloroplastic/mitochondrial isoform X1, producing MSFFKSVAANSSVFTPREAKMAMRQPSTYGVLSQRAGSSIRKTTSVNLLYFRGSSSVRVFSFLNIARYSSCSGEEFYSSSKRRSRGPVMAAKKASQGQKEEEGRYKHTVDLPKTTFGMRANALVREPEIQKLWDDHQVFKRVVDKNDGLLFQGNFVLHDGPPYANGDLHMGHALNKILKDIINRYKLLQNYKVHFVPGWDCHGLPIELKVLQSLDQDARKDLTPLKLRAKAAKFAKATVKAQMSSFQRFGVWADWNNPYLTLDPKYEAAQIEVFGEMALKGHIYRGRKPVHWSPSSRTALAEAELEYPEGHVSRSIYALFRMVSTPSSKESLLEEFFPDICLAIWTTTPWTVPANAAVAVNAKLQYAVVEAKSLSEDVHLSAGNKKKRLGNIVTEPKMPFFIVASDLVPTLEAKWGIKLIVKKTLSGSDLENCRYIHPINNMECPVVIGGDYITTESGTGLVHTAPGHGQEDYVTGLKYGLPIYSPVDDDGKFTEEAGQFNGLDVLGDGNAAVVKYLDETLSIIMEESYEHKYPYDWRTKKPTIFRATEQWFASVEGFRQAAMDAIGHVKWIPAQAQNRISSMTSSRSDWCISRQRTWGLPIPVFYHVTSREPLMNKETIDHIKSIIAQKGSDAWWYMTVEDLLPEEYCDTASEYEKGTDTMDVWFDSGSSWAAVLGERDCLNFPADLYLEGTDQHRGWFQSSLLTSIATKGKAPYSSVITHGFVLDEKGLKMSKSLGNVVDPHTIIEGGKNQKEAPGYGADIMRLWVSSVDYTGDVMIGPQILRQISDVYRKLRGTLRYLLGNLHDWKVENAVSYQELPMIDRHALFQLENVVKNIREGYENYQFFKIFQIIQRFVNVDLSNFYFDIAKDRLYVGGTTSFTRRSCQTVLAEHLLSLSRVIAPILPHLAEDVWQNLPFQYTIKDGSIAGFVFESKWPSVNEKWLTFPAEEVDFWGKVLELRTEVNKVLEIARTGKLIGSSLEAKVYLHVSDASLASRLLEMCSANNDADALHRIFLTSQVEVVPSLDHELVQNISHTGEYVVEDDRVWIGVSRADGSKCERCWNYSPQVGSFTEHPTLCGRCFNVVGIQPTPAMAAAIS from the exons ATGTCTTTCTTCAAATCAGTTGCGGCAAATTCGTCTGTTTTCACTCCCAGGGAAGCCAAAATGGCGATGCGGCAACCTTCTACTTATGGG GTATTGTCGCAAAGAGCTGGTTCATCTATTAGGAAAACCACTTCTGTTAACTTACTTTATTTCAGAGGAAGCTCTTCAGTTAGAGTCTTCTCTTTCTTAAATATTGCACGCTATTCAAGTTGTTCCGGAGAGGAGTTTTATTCTTCTTCAAAGAGAAGATCTAGAGGACCTGTTATGGCTGCAAAGAAAGCATCTCAAG GtcaaaaggaagaagaaggaaggTACAAGCATACTGTTGATTTACCGAAGACAACATTCGGCATGAGGGCTAATGCTTTGGTGAGGGAACCTGAAATTCAAAAACTGTGGGATGACCATCAAGTGTTCAAGAGAGTTGTTGATAAAAATGATGGG TTACTTTTTCAGGGAAATTTTGTCCTTCATGACGGCCCTCCATATGCCAATGGTGATCTACACATGGGTCATGCATTAAATAAGATATTAAAGGATATAATTAACCGTTATAAG CTTCTTCAAAATTATAAAGTTCATTTTGTGCCTGGTTGGGATTGTCATGGCCTGCCAATTGAGTTGAAAG TTCTTCAATCATTGGATCAAGATGCCAGAAAGGATCTAACACCACTGAAATTGAGAGCGAAGGCTGCCAAATTTGCCAAAGCAACTGTCAAAGCTCAAATGTCATCATTTCAG CGCTTTGGAGTTTGGGCAGACTGGAATAATCCTTATCTAACATTAGATCCAAAATATGAAGCTGCCCAG ATTGAAGTGTTTGGCGAGATGGCACTTAAAGGTCATATATATAGGGGAAGGAAACCAGTTCATTGGAGTCCATCGTCACGTACAGCACTTGCAGAGGCTGAATTGGAG TATCCGGAGGGTCATGTTTCAAGAAGCATTTATGCTCTTTTTAGAATGGTCAGTACACCTTCAAGTAAAGAGAGCTTATTGGAAGAATTCTTTCCAGATATATGCCTAGCAATATGGACTACAACTCCGTGGACTGTTCCAGCCAATGCTG CTGTTGCGGTGAATGCCAAGCTTCAATATGCTGTTGTTGAAGCAAAATCATTGTCAGAAGATGTCCACCTATCTGctggaaataaaaagaaaagacttGGAAATATTGTGACAGAACCAAAGATGCCTTTCTTTATAGTGGCATCTGATCTTGTCCCAACATTAGAAGCAAAATGGGGAATTAAGCTCATTGTCAAGAAAACACTATCGGGTTCTGATCTTGAAAACTGCAG GTATATTCATCCAATTAACAACATGGAATGTCCTGTTGTCATCGGAGGAGATTACATTACTACAGAATCAGGAACTGGATTGGTTCATACAGCCCCTGGTCATGGTCAGGAGGATTATGTGACTGGTCTGAAATATGGACTGCCTATATATTCTCCAGTAGATGATGATGGAAAGTTCACCGAGGAAGCTGGGCAGTTTAATGGGCTTGATGTTCTTGGAGATGGTAATGCTGCAGTTGTCAAATACTTGGATGAAACATTGTCCATTATAATGGAAGAATCATATG AACATAAGTATCCATACGATTGGCGTACAAAGAAGCCTACTATATTTAGGGCAACTGAACAATGGTTTGCATCAGTGGAAGGCTTTCGTCAGGCTGCTATGGATGCTATTGGTCATGTAAAATGGATTCCTGCTCAG GCACAAAATAGAATATCTTCCATGACTTCCAGCCGCTCTGATTGGTGCATATCAAGGCAAAGAACATGGGGCCTTCCTATACCTGTCTTTTATCATGTCACTTCAAGGGAACCTCTTATGAACAAAGAAACTATTGATCATATCAAAT CCATTATAGCCCAAAAAGGCAGTGATGCATGGTGGTACATGACAGTGGAGGACCTGCTACCTGAGGAATATTGTGATACAGCATCAGAGTATGAAAAGGGTACAGACACCATGGATGTCTGGTTTGACTCAG GCTCCTCTTGGGCTGCTGTCTTGGGAGAAAGAGACTGCCTTAATTTTCCTGCGGATTTGTATCTTGAGGGTACAGATCAGCACCGTGGGTGGTTCCAGAGTTCCTTGTTAACAAGTATTGCCACAAAAG gaaaggctCCGTATTCCAGTGTTATAACGCATGGATTTGTATTGGATGAGAAGGGTTTAAAGATGAGCAAATCTTTGGGGAATGTTGTAGATCCTCATACCATTATTGAGGGAGGGAAGAACCAGAAG GAAGCACCTGGCTATGGAGCTGATATCATGAGACTCTGGGTTTCTAGTGTAGATTATACTGGTGATGTGATGATTGGGCCACAGATCCTCCGTCAAATATCTGATGTATATAGGAAGCTGAGAGGAACATTGAGATATCTCCTTGGGAATCTGCATGACTGGAAG GTTGAAAATGCTGTCTCTTACCAGGAACTGCCCATGATTGATCGGCATGCACTGTTTCAGCTTGAAAATGTTGTAAAGAATATAAGGGAGGGTTATGAAAATTATCAGTTTTTCAAAATATTCcag ATCATACAACGGTTTGTGAATGTTGATTTGTCAAATTTCTACTTTGATATTGCCAAAGATCGACTTTATGTTGG CGGCACGACAAGTTTTACAAGGAGAAGTTGTCAAACTGTTCTTGCTGAGCATCTCCTTTCCCTATCCAGGGTAATTGCTCCTATTTTGCCACATTTAGCAGAGGATGTATGGCAGAATCTTCCTTTTCAGTATACCATCAAAGATGGTTCTATTGCTGGTTTTGTTTTCGAGTCAAAATGGCCATCTGTGAATGAAAAATGGCTCACATTTCCAGCTGAAGAAGTCGATTTCTGGGGAAAGGTCCTTGAG CTGAGAACCGAGGTAAACAAGGTGCTGGAGATTGCTCGTACCGGGAAGTTAATAGGTTCCAGTCTTGAAGCAAAGGTTTATCTACATGTATCTGATGCCAGCCTGGCGTCTAGATTACTCGAAATGTGTTCAGCTAACAATGATGCAGACGCCTTACACCGCATATTCTTAACGTCTcag GTAGAGGTAGTTCCATCTTTAGACCATGAACTTGTTCAAAATATTTCACATACTGGAGAGTACGTTGTCGAAGATGACAGGGTTTGGATCGGAGTATCAAGGGCCGACGGCTCAAAGTGTGAGCGATGCTGGAATTACTCACCTCAAGTTGGATCTTTTACGGAGCACCCTACCCTTTGTGGCCGTTGTTTTAATGTTGTTGGTATTCAACCAACTCCTGCAATGGCAGCAGCCATCAGCTGA